Proteins encoded in a region of the Streptomyces sp. NBC_00310 genome:
- a CDS encoding DUF5819 family protein gives MDANDEVSNARPGPDEPEGSASTSDANPQPRPPRQNSDPDPLPDQDPDPHPAQEPVASSLRREPSGSPSELPSELPSESPPPPRPAEIAEPAQPASGIAALTLPYQIAVALVLAVVAVATCAHLGLVFLHIAPSNTLTKQHGRAVDEWVYPEFEQNWKLFAPNPLQQNIAVQARAEIRTADGEVRATGWYDLSALDGAAIDRNPVPSHAQQNELRRAWDFYTATHDGEHRATSSRGDLSQRYVRRIVVMRLDREQAGGPGGVIERIQLRSRTTNVEPPDWSEEKVSDKPVVSELPWWPVTDDDRTDAAANAAGVGPAVTGRTEASAG, from the coding sequence ATGGACGCGAACGACGAGGTCTCGAACGCCCGGCCAGGGCCGGACGAGCCCGAGGGCTCCGCCTCCACGAGCGATGCGAACCCGCAGCCCCGGCCTCCCCGGCAGAACTCCGACCCGGATCCGCTGCCCGACCAGGATCCGGATCCGCATCCGGCCCAGGAACCCGTGGCCTCGTCCCTGCGTCGGGAGCCGTCGGGATCGCCATCGGAATTGCCATCGGAATTGCCGTCGGAGTCGCCTCCCCCGCCGCGACCGGCGGAGATAGCCGAGCCGGCGCAGCCGGCCTCGGGTATCGCCGCCCTCACCCTGCCGTACCAGATCGCCGTGGCGCTCGTGCTCGCGGTCGTGGCGGTGGCGACCTGCGCGCATCTCGGGCTGGTGTTTCTCCATATCGCACCCTCGAACACGCTGACGAAGCAGCACGGCCGGGCGGTGGACGAGTGGGTGTACCCGGAATTCGAGCAGAACTGGAAGCTGTTCGCGCCGAACCCGTTGCAGCAGAACATCGCGGTGCAGGCGCGCGCCGAGATCCGCACCGCTGACGGCGAGGTGCGTGCGACCGGCTGGTACGACCTGTCGGCGCTGGACGGCGCCGCGATCGACCGCAATCCGGTGCCGAGCCACGCGCAGCAGAACGAACTGCGACGGGCCTGGGACTTCTACACGGCCACGCATGACGGCGAGCACCGCGCCACCTCGTCGCGCGGCGATCTGTCCCAGCGCTATGTGCGCCGCATCGTGGTGATGCGCCTCGACCGCGAGCAGGCCGGTGGCCCGGGCGGTGTGATCGAGCGGATCCAGCTCCGCTCCCGTACCACCAATGTGGAGCCGCCCGACTGGAGCGAGGAAAAGGTGTCCGACAAGCCCGTCGTCAGTGAGCTGCCCTGGTGGCCGGTGACCGACGACGACCGCACGGACGCCGCCGCCAACGCGGCCGGCGTCGGTCCGGCCGTCACGGGTCGGACGGAGGCGAGCGCCGGATGA
- a CDS encoding HTTM domain-containing protein, giving the protein MGRLAAAMGNGITRVTDRALGPYQSAIIRIGFSLTWLLFLLREFPHRRELYGPDGPWSWELAQQLTANNDAFTVLMWSDSMVWFEIVYAVAILSTFALLLGWRTRAASVLFMVGVFSLQNRSVFMGDGGDNVIHLMAMYLVFVRCAQVWSLDARRARRTRERLARVGEAPVDRVGPALWCVLGFALLVATFGGLIPGGLLGGWLTFFWGLWAVHALWWAAGRIDADTKPRVLLDIVGNLAHNAALVVIMAEACLIYAAAGWYKIQGSRWQDGTAAYYPFHLDYFSPWAALSDLMSSSGTMVMLVTYGTVIVQVAFPFTLFNRRVKNVLLAVMMTEHAVIAVVLGLPFFSLAMIAADAVFLPTPFLKRLGGLVARARDRVVRRVLPGRGRTVPGPRDPEQPPLPQEKETAERAHVGFTA; this is encoded by the coding sequence ATGGGGCGCCTCGCCGCCGCGATGGGCAACGGGATCACCCGCGTCACGGATCGCGCGCTGGGCCCGTACCAGAGCGCGATCATCCGTATCGGCTTCTCCTTGACCTGGCTGTTGTTCCTGCTGCGCGAGTTCCCGCACCGGCGCGAGTTGTACGGCCCCGACGGGCCCTGGAGCTGGGAGCTGGCCCAGCAGCTGACCGCGAACAACGACGCCTTCACGGTACTGATGTGGTCCGACAGCATGGTGTGGTTCGAGATCGTCTACGCCGTCGCCATCCTGTCCACTTTTGCGCTGCTGCTCGGCTGGCGCACCCGCGCCGCGAGCGTGCTCTTCATGGTGGGCGTCTTCTCACTGCAGAACCGCAGTGTCTTCATGGGCGACGGCGGCGACAACGTCATCCACCTCATGGCGATGTATCTCGTCTTCGTCCGCTGCGCCCAGGTCTGGTCGCTGGACGCGCGGCGCGCACGGCGCACGCGCGAGCGCCTGGCGCGGGTCGGCGAGGCGCCGGTTGACCGGGTCGGCCCCGCCCTGTGGTGCGTGCTCGGGTTCGCGCTGCTGGTGGCGACGTTCGGCGGTCTGATTCCCGGCGGTCTGCTGGGCGGCTGGCTGACGTTCTTCTGGGGGCTGTGGGCGGTGCACGCCCTGTGGTGGGCTGCCGGCCGCATCGACGCGGACACCAAGCCGCGGGTGCTGCTCGACATCGTCGGCAACCTCGCGCACAACGCCGCCCTGGTCGTGATCATGGCCGAGGCGTGTCTGATCTACGCGGCGGCCGGCTGGTACAAGATCCAGGGCTCGCGCTGGCAGGACGGCACGGCCGCCTACTACCCGTTCCACCTGGACTACTTCTCGCCCTGGGCCGCGCTGTCCGACCTGATGTCCTCCAGCGGCACGATGGTGATGCTGGTGACGTACGGGACGGTGATCGTGCAGGTCGCCTTCCCGTTCACGCTCTTCAACCGGCGCGTCAAGAACGTCCTGCTGGCGGTCATGATGACCGAGCACGCCGTGATCGCCGTCGTGCTGGGACTGCCGTTCTTCTCGCTCGCGATGATCGCCGCCGACGCCGTCTTCCTGCCGACGCCCTTCCTGAAGCGCCTGGGCGGCCTGGTGGCACGCGCGCGGGACCGCGTCGTCCGTCGTGTGCTGCCGGGGCGCGGCCGTACGGTCCCGGGCCCGCGCGACCCGGAGCAGCCACCGCTCCCCCAGGAGAAGGAGACGGCCGAGCGGGCCCACGTAGGTTTCACCGCATGA
- a CDS encoding TrmH family RNA methyltransferase, translated as MNDPVSAPQDGPAGGPVTGSTARPAGDTVRTWHRLADTAVLLDGFHALKHAVRFGAEVQVAVTADRAAALALADDLAPDVRDRLVDLLQEVPEETYRTLVPRPHPTAVAALAVRPSRAAHLAALAHTPRTAPVVVLDHPRNLGNAGAVIRLAAGFGATGVVTTGTLDPWHPTVVRGGAGLHFATAVEHLEVADLPPGPLFALDPEGDDIRGVKLPDDAVLAFGSERSGLSTELRARADHLLSLPMRPQVSSYNLATSVAMTLYHWSAGSP; from the coding sequence ATGAACGATCCGGTGAGCGCACCACAGGACGGACCGGCAGGTGGCCCGGTGACCGGATCGACCGCTCGCCCGGCGGGCGACACCGTGCGGACCTGGCACCGCCTCGCCGACACCGCCGTATTGCTCGACGGCTTCCACGCCCTCAAGCACGCCGTGCGCTTCGGTGCCGAGGTACAGGTGGCCGTCACCGCCGACCGCGCGGCGGCGCTGGCCCTCGCCGACGATCTGGCCCCGGACGTACGGGACCGGCTCGTGGATCTCCTCCAGGAGGTTCCGGAGGAGACGTACCGGACTCTCGTGCCGCGCCCGCACCCCACCGCCGTCGCCGCCCTGGCCGTACGCCCGTCGCGCGCGGCCCATCTGGCGGCGCTCGCCCACACCCCGCGCACCGCTCCCGTCGTCGTCCTCGACCATCCGCGCAACCTGGGCAACGCGGGGGCGGTGATCCGGCTGGCCGCCGGTTTCGGCGCGACCGGTGTGGTCACCACGGGGACTCTGGATCCCTGGCATCCCACGGTCGTACGCGGCGGGGCGGGCCTGCACTTCGCCACCGCCGTCGAGCACCTGGAGGTGGCCGATCTGCCCCCGGGGCCGCTCTTCGCGCTCGACCCCGAGGGCGACGACATCCGGGGCGTGAAGCTCCCGGACGACGCCGTCCTGGCCTTCGGCTCCGAACGCAGTGGCCTGTCCACCGAACTCCGTGCCCGGGCCGATCACTTGCTGTCCCTGCCGATGCGCCCCCAGGTCTCCAGCTACAACCTGGCGACCAGCGTGGCGATGACGCTGTACCACTGGAGCGCGGGTTCCCCTTGA
- the paaN gene encoding phenylacetic acid degradation protein PaaN: MAAEPSAHTLIAKHRATLDQALEAIRTRAYWSPHPEHPKAYGENGSLGMAEGKAAFDALLGTRLDLGQPGTDDWVGGEVSPYGIELGVTYPHADVDTLLPAMKAGQRAWRDAGAQARAAVCLEILKRISDRTHEFAHAVMHTSGQAFMMAFQAGGPHAQDRGLEAVTYAYAEQVRTPDNAEWIKPQGKRDPLTLTKRFKPVPRGIALLIGCNTFPTWNGYPGLFASLATGNAVLVKPHPRAVLPLALTVQVAREVLTEAGFDPNLVALAAERPGEGIAKDLATRPEIRIIDYTGSTSFGDWLEANARQAEVYTEKAGVNTVLVDSTDDYQGMLSNLAFSLSLYSGQMCTTPQNLLIPRDGITTDVGPKSYDEVVADLAQSVGGLLGDDARANALLGAIVNPDVKARLEAAASLGEVALASREITNPEFPGAVVRTPVIVKLDGARKYWERTDDEAAYMSECFGPVSFAVAVDSATDGVELLRRTIADKGAMTVGAYTTSDAVADAVEEVCLDECAQLSLNLTGGVYVNQTAAFSDFHGSGGNPAANAALCDGAFVANRFRVVEVRREA; encoded by the coding sequence ATGGCCGCCGAACCGTCCGCGCACACCCTGATCGCCAAGCACCGGGCCACCCTCGACCAGGCGCTGGAAGCGATCCGCACGCGCGCGTACTGGTCGCCCCACCCCGAGCACCCGAAGGCGTACGGAGAGAACGGCAGCCTGGGCATGGCCGAGGGCAAGGCCGCCTTCGACGCCCTCCTCGGCACCCGCCTCGACCTCGGTCAGCCCGGCACCGACGACTGGGTGGGCGGCGAGGTCTCCCCGTACGGCATCGAGCTGGGCGTCACCTACCCGCACGCGGACGTCGACACGCTGCTGCCCGCCATGAAGGCGGGCCAGCGCGCGTGGCGCGACGCAGGCGCTCAGGCGCGCGCGGCGGTGTGTCTGGAGATCCTCAAGCGGATCAGCGACCGCACCCACGAGTTCGCCCACGCGGTCATGCACACCAGCGGTCAGGCCTTCATGATGGCCTTCCAGGCAGGTGGCCCGCATGCCCAGGACCGAGGCCTGGAAGCGGTGACGTACGCGTACGCGGAGCAGGTCCGCACCCCCGACAACGCGGAGTGGATCAAGCCCCAGGGCAAGCGCGACCCGCTCACGCTCACCAAGCGGTTCAAGCCGGTGCCGCGCGGCATCGCCCTCCTCATCGGCTGCAACACCTTCCCGACCTGGAACGGCTACCCGGGCCTGTTCGCCTCCCTCGCCACCGGCAACGCGGTCCTCGTGAAGCCCCACCCGCGCGCGGTGCTGCCGCTCGCCCTCACCGTCCAGGTCGCCCGCGAGGTCCTCACCGAGGCCGGTTTCGACCCCAACCTGGTCGCGCTGGCCGCCGAACGCCCCGGCGAGGGCATCGCGAAGGACCTGGCCACCCGCCCGGAGATCCGCATCATCGACTACACCGGATCGACGTCCTTCGGCGACTGGCTGGAAGCGAACGCCCGCCAGGCGGAGGTCTACACGGAGAAGGCCGGCGTCAACACGGTGCTCGTCGACTCCACCGACGACTACCAGGGCATGCTCTCCAACCTGGCCTTCTCGCTGTCCCTGTACAGCGGCCAGATGTGCACCACCCCGCAGAACCTGCTCATCCCCCGCGACGGCATCACCACCGACGTGGGCCCCAAGTCCTACGACGAGGTCGTCGCCGACCTCGCCCAGTCGGTCGGCGGCCTGCTGGGCGACGACGCACGCGCGAACGCCCTGCTCGGCGCGATCGTCAACCCCGACGTCAAGGCCCGCCTCGAAGCGGCCGCGTCGCTCGGCGAGGTCGCCCTCGCCTCACGGGAGATCACCAACCCCGAGTTCCCCGGCGCGGTCGTCCGCACGCCGGTGATCGTGAAGCTCGACGGCGCGCGGAAGTACTGGGAGCGGACCGACGACGAGGCCGCGTACATGAGCGAGTGCTTCGGCCCGGTGTCGTTCGCCGTCGCCGTCGACTCGGCGACGGACGGGGTGGAGTTGCTGCGCCGGACCATCGCCGACAAGGGCGCGATGACCGTCGGCGCGTACACCACCTCCGACGCGGTGGCCGATGCCGTCGAGGAGGTCTGCCTGGACGAGTGCGCGCAGCTGTCGCTGAACCTCACGGGCGGGGTGTATGTGAACCAGACCGCGGCGTTCTCCGACTTCCACGGGTCCGGTGGGAACCCGGCGGCCAACGCGGCTCTCTGCGACGGGGCGTTCGTCGCCAACCGGTTCCGGGTGGTCGAGGTCCGGCGCGAGGCGTAG
- a CDS encoding 3-hydroxyacyl-CoA dehydrogenase, translating into MTALDLSSPVAVVGAGTMGQGIAQVALAAGHLVRLFDAMPGRAREAAEAIGARLDRLVAKDRMTGADRDAARARLHAAESLSDLADCDLVVEAVLERLDVKQELFRALEDVVGEDCLLATNTSSLSVTAIGGALRNPGRFVGLHFFNPAPLLPLVEVVSGFATDVTSATRAYEMARVWGKTPVACADTPGFIVNRIARPFYAEAFAVYESQAAEPVTIDAVLRECGGFRMGAFELTDLIGQDVNESVTHSVWQAFFQDVRFTPSLAQRRLVESGRLGRKTGQGWYDYTDDAERPEPHTAEPVPAPAYVVVEGDLGPASELLTLIREAGIPVREDEEDHGTRLVLPSGGQLALADGQTSVEFRDVVYFDLALDYRRATRIALSASQDTSPQTLAEATGLFQALGKDVSVIGDAPGMIVARIVARIVDLAHDAVAKGVATKEDIDTAMRLGVNYPLGPFEWSRRLGRNWAYSLLDDLHLRDPSGRYAPSLALYRHAYASDKREGTSS; encoded by the coding sequence ATGACAGCACTCGACCTCAGCAGCCCCGTGGCCGTCGTCGGCGCCGGCACCATGGGCCAGGGCATCGCCCAGGTCGCGCTGGCCGCGGGCCACCTCGTACGCCTGTTCGATGCCATGCCCGGTCGTGCGCGGGAGGCGGCCGAGGCGATCGGCGCCCGGCTCGACCGGCTCGTCGCGAAGGACCGCATGACCGGCGCCGACCGGGACGCCGCGCGCGCCCGGCTGCACGCCGCCGAGAGCCTCTCCGACCTCGCGGACTGCGATCTCGTCGTCGAGGCCGTCCTGGAACGCCTGGACGTCAAGCAGGAGTTGTTCCGCGCGCTGGAGGACGTCGTCGGCGAGGACTGCCTGCTCGCCACCAACACCTCCTCCCTGTCCGTCACGGCCATCGGCGGCGCCCTGCGCAACCCGGGCCGTTTCGTGGGCCTGCACTTCTTCAATCCCGCGCCGCTGCTGCCCCTCGTCGAGGTCGTCTCCGGGTTCGCCACCGACGTCACGTCGGCCACGCGCGCGTACGAGATGGCCCGCGTCTGGGGCAAGACGCCGGTCGCCTGCGCCGACACCCCCGGCTTCATCGTCAACCGCATCGCACGGCCGTTCTACGCGGAGGCCTTCGCGGTGTACGAGTCGCAGGCCGCCGAGCCCGTCACCATCGACGCGGTCCTGCGCGAGTGCGGCGGCTTCCGGATGGGCGCCTTCGAACTGACCGACCTCATCGGACAGGACGTCAACGAGTCCGTCACCCACTCGGTGTGGCAGGCCTTCTTCCAGGACGTCCGGTTCACGCCCTCGCTGGCCCAGCGGCGGCTCGTCGAGTCCGGCCGGCTCGGCCGCAAGACGGGACAGGGCTGGTACGACTACACCGACGACGCCGAGCGCCCCGAGCCGCACACGGCCGAACCGGTCCCGGCGCCCGCGTACGTCGTCGTCGAGGGCGACCTGGGCCCCGCCTCCGAACTGCTCACGCTGATCCGCGAGGCGGGCATCCCCGTCCGCGAGGACGAGGAGGACCACGGCACCCGGCTCGTCCTGCCGAGCGGCGGTCAACTGGCCCTCGCCGACGGGCAGACCTCCGTGGAGTTCCGGGACGTCGTCTACTTCGATCTCGCGCTCGACTACCGCAGGGCCACCCGGATCGCGCTGTCCGCCTCCCAGGACACCTCGCCGCAGACCCTCGCGGAGGCCACCGGGCTCTTCCAGGCGCTGGGCAAGGACGTCAGCGTCATCGGGGACGCCCCCGGCATGATCGTCGCCCGCATCGTGGCCCGGATCGTCGACCTCGCGCACGACGCCGTCGCCAAGGGCGTGGCCACCAAGGAGGACATCGACACGGCGATGCGCCTGGGCGTCAACTACCCGCTGGGGCCCTTCGAGTGGAGCCGCAGGCTGGGCCGCAACTGGGCGTACTCCCTCCTGGACGACCTGCACCTGCGCGACCCCTCCGGGCGCTACGCGCCGTCCCTGGCGCTCTACCGCCACGCCTACGCCTCCGACAAGCGGGAGGGCACCTCCTCATGA
- a CDS encoding TetR/AcrR family transcriptional regulator, producing MTTAKRDTYTPETLLSVAVRVFNERGYDGTSMEHLSKAAGISKSSIYHHVTGKEELLRRAVSRALDGLFGILDEEPARTGRAVERLEHVVRRMVEVLMNELPYVTLLLRVRGNTGTERWALERRRDFDHRVAELLKAAAADGDVRGDVEVRLATRLVFGMINSIVEWYRPDGRGMGEREVSEAVTHLVFAGLRAQD from the coding sequence ATGACCACCGCCAAGCGCGACACGTACACCCCGGAGACACTGCTGTCCGTCGCCGTCCGGGTCTTCAACGAGCGCGGCTACGACGGCACGTCGATGGAGCACCTCTCCAAGGCGGCCGGTATCTCCAAGTCGTCGATATACCACCACGTCACGGGCAAGGAGGAGCTGCTGCGCCGGGCCGTCAGCCGGGCTCTGGACGGGCTCTTCGGGATCCTCGACGAGGAACCCGCGCGCACGGGGCGTGCGGTGGAGCGCCTGGAGCACGTCGTGCGGCGCATGGTCGAGGTGCTGATGAACGAGCTCCCCTACGTGACCCTCCTGCTGCGGGTGCGCGGCAACACCGGCACCGAGCGCTGGGCGCTGGAGCGGCGCCGCGACTTCGACCACCGGGTCGCCGAGCTGCTGAAGGCCGCGGCCGCCGACGGGGACGTACGCGGGGACGTGGAGGTGCGGCTCGCGACCCGGCTCGTCTTCGGGATGATCAACTCGATCGTGGAGTGGTACCGGCCGGACGGGCGGGGCATGGGCGAGCGGGAGGTGTCCGAGGCCGTGACGCACCTGGTCTTCGCGGGGCTTCGCGCCCAGGACTGA
- a CDS encoding Lrp/AsnC family transcriptional regulator, with protein sequence MAEPPEHGPALPPPRPLDAIDQDILRMLQADGRASIRSVAERVHVSRANAYARINRLIEDGVIRGFGARVNHERAGKGTSAYITLKIVQNSWRTVRDQLRQLSGAAHIALVGGDYDVLLLVHTSDNRALREVVLTKLQAIPEVLSTRTLLVFEEEDVEPEG encoded by the coding sequence ATGGCCGAGCCGCCGGAGCACGGCCCGGCCCTGCCGCCCCCTCGACCGCTGGACGCCATAGATCAGGACATCCTGCGCATGCTGCAGGCCGACGGCCGCGCCTCGATACGGTCCGTCGCCGAGCGCGTCCACGTCTCCCGCGCCAACGCCTACGCGCGCATCAACCGCCTCATCGAGGACGGCGTGATCCGTGGCTTCGGGGCGCGGGTGAACCACGAGCGCGCCGGAAAGGGCACCTCGGCCTACATCACCCTCAAGATCGTGCAGAACTCCTGGCGCACGGTCCGCGATCAGCTGCGCCAGCTGTCCGGCGCCGCCCACATCGCGCTGGTGGGCGGCGACTACGACGTCCTGCTCCTGGTGCACACCTCGGACAACAGGGCCCTGCGCGAGGTCGTCCTCACCAAGCTCCAGGCCATCCCGGAGGTGCTCAGCACCCGGACGCTGCTGGTGTTCGAGGAGGAGGACGTGGAACCGGAGGGGTGA